A window of Candidatus Saccharibacteria bacterium oral taxon 488 genomic DNA:
TATTGCTGCCATGCTGCTGCAAATCCGGCGCCTTCAGAACTTTGCGCAGCGCCGCCCCCAACAGGTGCGTCGCCGTGTGATATTTCAAATGGATTGGATCGTGGCCTTCCAAACCACCACTAAATTGTCCTTTGCGCGCTGTCTTGGAACGTTGGCGCTGCTCGGCCATTCTCGCATCAAATTCGGCGCGCCAATTATCAGAAAGCTTGATGCCTTGTTTATAGGCCTCCTCAGTACTCAGCTCCACCGGAAAACCAAACGTATCATACAGCGTAAATAATTCTTCGCCAGTCAAGCCGTCGTCGATATAATGTCGCATCTGCTTTAAGCCTTTACGCAGCGTCTGGCGGAAGGCTTTTTCTTCCTTGACCAGCACAGCGATGATACTCTCGCGGTTTTCCTTAACCTCTGGGAAATCCGCTTCATATAAGTCAGCAATTACCGGCACGACCTCCTCGAGGAAATTCTGCTCGATCCCTAGGTCAAAACTATAGCGAATCGCCCGGCGCAACAGGCGGCGCATCACGTAACCTTGCTCCTTATTGCTCGGCACACAGCCATCGACCGCCATAAAGGTAGCGGCCCTCAGATGATCAGCGATTACCCGCATACTTTCGGTATGTGAATCATACTTTTTGCCGCTCAAATCCTGCAATTTCTCGACGATTGGCCACAGCAAGCTAATCTTGAAAACGTCGGGGTCATTATTCACGGCCGCCGCAATTCGCTCCAGGCCTGAGCCATGATCAATGTTTGGCTTTTCTAGTAGCTTAAACACGCCGTCCGCCACCTTTTTATAGGCCATAAAGACATTGTTGCCAATCTCCATAAAACGACCGCAATCGCAGTTCGGATGACAATGCTCACCGAACTTCGGGTCATGTTCAATGAAGTCAAACTCATAAAACATCTCGCTGTCCGGCCCACACGGATCGCCTATCGGCGTGGTCTCTGGACCACCATTACGGCTCCACCAGTTCTTGCTGCCATCATAAAAGAAAATTCGCTCGCCCGGGTGAATGCCGCGCGCATAACCGGCCTCTTCCGAACCAATATCGGCCTGACCGCTGCTCAGGCCTGCTTTTTCGTATAGCTCCGCCCAGATTTCCGCTGCCTCAGTATCCTTAGGAATATCGTAGCGTTCATCACCAATGTAGCAGGTGATATAAATCCGGTTCATGTCCAGTCCGACCTCTTCGGACAGGAATTGCCACATCCAATTGATCTGCTCTTGTTTGAAATAATCACCCAGGCTCCAGTTGCCGAGCATTTCAAAAAATGTCGTGTGGCGGTTATCACCGATATCATCAATGTCTTGGGCCCGCAAGCACGTCTGTGAATCAGCGATTCGCTTACCCTCAGGGTGTGGCTCACCCAGCAGGTACGGGATCATTGGCTGCATGCCCGCACCAGTGAAGAGCGTGGTCGGATCGTCGGTTAGAATCAGCGGCGCGCGCCTAATGACTGCATGAGCCTGTTTGCTGTAAAAGTCGAGATATTTGAGGCGAATTTCTTGAGCGTTCATAGGAGCAATTATAGCACAAGTCGCCTCAGATACTCTGGATCTTTATGAGCGTTTTTTCCGCATCAGCAGCACTGCACCGCTGATGATGGCAGCAACACCAGCCCCGATGGCTACCAGCAAACTCGTACCGGTATCAGCTAGTTGACTGCCCGCTCGGCCTTGCGAAGCGCCCGGCTGCCCCGGTTGGCTCGGCTGACCCGGCTGGTTAGGAGCACCTGGATTACCCGGCGCTGTTGGCACAGCATTCCACTTAGCGTATAGCGTGAAGTTAGAATTTGGCATCGTATGGACGTTAAAGTCCCACTGCATCAGATAAGTTGGATCAGCGTACCACCCAGCAAAGGTATAGCCAGCCCGCGTCGGATCAGCCGGCCGCACCGCCTTGGCAGTGTAGGCGACCGTTTGAGATGGTACCGGTGAGCCTGAGCCGGTATCAAACGTCAGCGTGTAGGTTGGGCACTGCTTGGCATCGCCATTGATCGTCCAGCCGTGACCACTGTCGGCCACTGCCTTTTGCAGCGCTGCATGCGCCGCCTCCGCCGTACAATATTTCAGGCCGGCCGCACCCAGCGTCACTGGTGACTTGAGTACTGCATTATTCCAGGCAATCAGCGTCGCGTCGTAATTTTGCACCGATAGCGCCGTATTATCAAGCATATTCGTCCCGCCAGCATACGGATTCCCCGTAACATCTTGTAGCGAGGTCAGTTGCCAGCCAGCCAGCGACTGGTTGAATGCCCGCGCATTAGCCAACATCCGCACCATAGCATGTGCTTTCGTCATATTCCACAGCCCGATCGGCTGATTGAACGAATTTGCCCACTCGAACATACTATCAGCGTATTCAAGTTTTGCAGTATTCCAGCTGGCAATTGACGAACTGCCGCCGTTATTGAACGCCCCTGCATACGCAAACATATGGCCAGCGCTCGTCACATTTCCCATGTTCCACGAACCGATGTTTTGGTTAAACTGTCCGGCGCCATGGAACATATTAGCAGTTGTCGTCACATTTGATGTATTCCATTGCCAGTTGGCACCCTCACCCTTGAGCGAGTGAGCCGTGTCGAACATACCTTGCAGGCTCGTTACGTTCGTGAGGTTCGGCACGTCAGTCGCCTTGACATCCATATTCTCAGCGCCCCGAAACGCCGAGTCCATGCTGCGCCACGCACCCGTTCCCCACTGGTCAACTGACATGATTTTCAAACGATCACCGGCATTATTCACATAAATCTGCGGGAATGTACCGCCGATACGAATTGTGTGACGACCCTCGTCGCTGTATGTGCAGGTGTGACTACTGGTCACGCCCACAGCGTCAGGAATACCGTCATTGTTACAGTCAACCGTATAATTATATCCCCCGCCTGTCACCGGTATAGTAAATTGATCGGTGTTTGATACGCCCGGTTTCGTGGTGTCGATCGTCATAACAAAATCCGTGTTGTTAATCGCATCAGCTTTCGCTGGCTGCGTCATCGCAAGTAGCGTCAGGCCACCAACACCAAGCATCATAACCCCTGCTGTTAGCGTCGGCAGCAAGCGCCTGCGTCGTTGTAAATATTTCATAAACCCCCTATTATGTTCGTGTTACTTCGTTGTACTATTACCTCAAATAATACGCGACTAAGCCCTCCATTGTCAAGAAAATCCCGCCCTCATCGCGGGCGGGAAATGTCTCAGTTTATCA
This region includes:
- a CDS encoding alanine--tRNA ligase, with product MNAQEIRLKYLDFYSKQAHAVIRRAPLILTDDPTTLFTGAGMQPMIPYLLGEPHPEGKRIADSQTCLRAQDIDDIGDNRHTTFFEMLGNWSLGDYFKQEQINWMWQFLSEEVGLDMNRIYITCYIGDERYDIPKDTEAAEIWAELYEKAGLSSGQADIGSEEAGYARGIHPGERIFFYDGSKNWWSRNGGPETTPIGDPCGPDSEMFYEFDFIEHDPKFGEHCHPNCDCGRFMEIGNNVFMAYKKVADGVFKLLEKPNIDHGSGLERIAAAVNNDPDVFKISLLWPIVEKLQDLSGKKYDSHTESMRVIADHLRAATFMAVDGCVPSNKEQGYVMRRLLRRAIRYSFDLGIEQNFLEEVVPVIADLYEADFPEVKENRESIIAVLVKEEKAFRQTLRKGLKQMRHYIDDGLTGEELFTLYDTFGFPVELSTEEAYKQGIKLSDNWRAEFDARMAEQRQRSKTARKGQFSGGLEGHDPIHLKYHTATHLLGAALRKVLKAPDLQQHGSNITAERLRFDFNHDKLTPEEKQAVEDQVNAWIDADLPVSFAVYPTDEALKMGAIGAFGERYGDKVKVYSIGEGDNIVSFEVCGGPHVEHTGILAEGGKRFTITKEEASAAGIRRIKAVLSEGGAADAS
- a CDS encoding BspA family leucine-rich repeat surface protein, encoding MKYLQRRRRLLPTLTAGVMMLGVGGLTLLAMTQPAKADAINNTDFVMTIDTTKPGVSNTDQFTIPVTGGGYNYTVDCNNDGIPDAVGVTSSHTCTYSDEGRHTIRIGGTFPQIYVNNAGDRLKIMSVDQWGTGAWRSMDSAFRGAENMDVKATDVPNLTNVTSLQGMFDTAHSLKGEGANWQWNTSNVTTTANMFHGAGQFNQNIGSWNMGNVTSAGHMFAYAGAFNNGGSSSIASWNTAKLEYADSMFEWANSFNQPIGLWNMTKAHAMVRMLANARAFNQSLAGWQLTSLQDVTGNPYAGGTNMLDNTALSVQNYDATLIAWNNAVLKSPVTLGAAGLKYCTAEAAHAALQKAVADSGHGWTINGDAKQCPTYTLTFDTGSGSPVPSQTVAYTAKAVRPADPTRAGYTFAGWYADPTYLMQWDFNVHTMPNSNFTLYAKWNAVPTAPGNPGAPNQPGQPSQPGQPGASQGRAGSQLADTGTSLLVAIGAGVAAIISGAVLLMRKKRS